One Cynocephalus volans isolate mCynVol1 chromosome 5, mCynVol1.pri, whole genome shotgun sequence DNA window includes the following coding sequences:
- the KLHL31 gene encoding kelch-like protein 31, translating to MAPKKKTVKKNKGDINEMTIIVEDSPLNKLNALNGLLEGGNGLSCISSELTDASYGPNLLEGLSKMRQESFLCDLVIGTKTKSFDVHKSVMASCSEYFYNILKKDPSAQRVDLNDISPLGLATVIAYAYTGKLTLSLYTIGSIISAAVYLQIHTLVKMCSDFLIREISVENCMYVVNIAETYSLKSAKAAAQKFIRDNFLEFAESDQFMKLTFEQINELLMDDDLQLPSEIVAFQIAMKWLEFDQKRVKYAADLLSNIRFGTISAQDLVNYVQSVPRMMQDADCHKLLVDAMNYHLLPYHQNTLQSRRTRIRGGCRVLVTVGGRPGLTEKSLSRDILYRDPENGWSKLTEMPAKSFNQCVAVMDGFLYVAGGEDQNDARNQAKHAVSNFCRYDPRFNSWIHLASMNQKRTHFSLSVFNGLLYAVGGRNAEGSLASLECYVPSTNQWQPKTPLEVARCCHASAVADGRVLVTGGYIGNAYSRSVCAYDPASDSWQELAALSTPRGWHCAVTLGDRVYVMGGSQVGPRGERVDVLTVECYRPATGQWGYAAPLQVGVSTAGASVLHGRAYLLGGWNEGEKKYKKCIQCFSPELNEWTDDDELPEATVGVSCCTLSMPNHVTRESRASSVSSVPVSI from the exons ATGGCACCCAAAAAGAAGACtgtcaaaaagaacaaaggagatATCAATGAGATGACTATAATTGTAGAAGATAGCCCCCTAAACAAACTGAATGCTTTGAATGGGCTCCTAGAGGGAGGTAATGGCCTTAGCTGCATTTCTTCTGAATTAACGGATGCTTCTTATGGCCCCAACCTCTTGGAAGGTTTAAGTAAAATGCGGCAAGAGAGCTTCCTGTGTGATTTAGTCATTGGAACCAAAACCAAATCCTTTGATGTTCATAAGTCAGTGATGGCTTCATGCAGTGAGTACTTTTACAACATCCTAAAAAAAGACCCATCAGCTCAAAGGGTGGATCTCAATGATATCTCACCACTAGGCCTGGCGACTGTCATTGCATATGCCTACACCGGAAAGCTGACTCTCTCCCTGTATACCATAGGAAGCATAATTTCTGCCGCTGTTTATCTTCAGATCCATACTCTTGTAAAGATGTGCAGTGATTTTCTGATTCGGGAGATAAGTGTTGAGAATTGCATGTACGTCGTTAACATTGCTGAAACATACTCCCTGAAAAGTGCAAAAGCAGcagcccagaaatttatccgggATAACTTTCTTGAATTTGCAGAATCAGATCAGTTTATGAAGCTTACGTTTGAACAAATTAATGAACTTCTTATGGATGATGACTTACAGTTGCCTTCTGAGATAGTAGCATTCCAGATTGCAATGAAATGGTTAGAATTTGACCAAAAGAGAGTGAAATATGCTGCAGACCTTTTGAGCAATATTCGCTTTGGTACCATCTCTGCGCAAGACCTGGTCAATTATGTTCAATCTGTACCAAGGATGATGCAAGATGCTGATTGTCACAAACTTCTTGTAGATGCTATGAACTACCACTTACTTCCATATCATCAAAACACATTGCAGTCTAGGCGAACAAGAATCCGAGGGGGCTGCCGAGTCCTAGTCACTGTAGGGGGACGCCCAGGCCTTACTGAGAAGTCCCTTAGTAGAGACATCTTGTATAGAGACCCTGAAAATGGATGGAGCAAGCTTACGGAAATGCCAGCCAAGAGTTTTAATCAGTGTGTGGCTGTGATGGATGGATTTCTTTATGTGGCCGGTGGTGAAGACCAGAATGATGCAAGAAATCAAGCCAAGCATGCAGTCAGCAATTTCTGCAG ATACGATCCCCGCTTCAACAGTTGGATACACCTGGCCAGCATGAACCAGAAGCGCACGCACTTCAGCCTGAGCGTGTTCAACGGGCTCCTTTACGCCGTGGGCGGCCGCAACGCAGAAGGCAGCCTGGCCTCGCTGGAGTGCTACGTGCCCTCCACCAATCAGTGGCAGCCGAAGACGCCCCTGGAGGTGGCGCGCTGCTGCCACGCCAGCGCGGTCGCGGACGGCCGCGTGCTGGTGACCGGCGGCTACATCGGCAACGCGTACTCGCGCTCCGTGTGCGCGTACGACCCTGCCAGCGACTCGTGGCAGGAGCTGGCGGCGCTGAGCACGCCCCGAGGCTGGCACTGCGCCGTCACTCTGGGCGACAGGGTGTACGTGATGGGGGGCAGCCAGGTAGGCCCGCGCGGCGAGCGCGTGGACGTGCTGACGGTGGAGTGCTACCGCCCCGCCACCGGCCAGTGGGGCTACGCGGCGCCGCTGCAGGTGGGCGTGAGCACCGCGGGCGCTTCGGTGCTGCACGGCCGCGCCTACCTGCTGGGGGGCTGGAACGAGGGCGAGAAGAAGTACAAGAAGTGCATCCAGTGCTTCAGCCCCGAGCTCAACGAATGGACGGACGACGACGAGCTGCCCGAGGCCACCGTGGGCGTGTCCTGCTGCACCCTCTCGATGCCCAACCACGTGACTCGGGAATCCCGGGCCAGCTCGGTGTCCTCCGTGCCAGTCAGTATCTGA